The following coding sequences are from one Natrarchaeobaculum sulfurireducens window:
- a CDS encoding cupin domain-containing protein, with protein sequence MEKVAIDDVENEPSPMDVHSVRRPISAVLGVTDFAMNYFELEPGESFSGGVHTHYDQEEVFYVLEGTATFEVGTSDEDGDEVPVRAGEVIRFPPGEFQHGYNDSDERVVGLAFGAPGATHDWDEIEAIVHCRECDDERGHGLMITDEGAFEMTCLECETAFKIS encoded by the coding sequence ATGGAGAAGGTTGCGATCGACGACGTAGAAAACGAGCCCAGTCCGATGGATGTCCACTCGGTTCGACGGCCAATCTCGGCGGTGCTCGGGGTTACGGACTTCGCCATGAACTACTTCGAACTCGAGCCCGGCGAGTCGTTTTCGGGCGGGGTACACACCCACTACGACCAGGAAGAAGTCTTCTACGTGCTCGAGGGAACGGCGACGTTCGAGGTCGGTACGAGCGACGAAGACGGGGACGAAGTACCGGTCAGAGCCGGCGAAGTGATTCGGTTCCCACCGGGTGAGTTCCAACACGGCTACAACGATTCGGACGAGCGCGTCGTCGGGCTCGCCTTCGGCGCACCGGGTGCGACCCACGACTGGGACGAGATCGAAGCGATCGTTCACTGTCGTGAATGTGACGACGAGCGTGGCCACGGCCTCATGATCACCGACGAGGGCGCGTTCGAGATGACCTGTCTCGAGTGTGAAACGGCGTTCAAGATCAGTTGA
- the guaB gene encoding IMP dehydrogenase → MANDVPEHEPYSSKLQVPEALTFDDVLLRPKESRVEPDQADLTSRVSKSVEVSVPILSAAMDTVTESDMAIAMARHGGLGVLHRNMTIDEMVEEIDRVKSADELIIPLEEVVTADPEMSVREVDDLMAREGVGGAPVVNTHGEVLGIISSTDIRPHLEVNEEDPVTEAMTDEVITALEDVDARDAFDLMYDHKIERVPVVDDENLLVGLVTMQGILQRREYKEAVRDEDGKLRLGVAVSPFEMERAQAADDAGADVLFIDTAHAHNMNVIDGAREITESVEADIVVGNVGTREAAAELVEFADGIKVGIGPGSICTTRVVSGAGMPQITAVAQVADVAAEYDVPVIADGGIRYSGDAIKAIAAGADAVMLGSYFAGTGEAPGRVVTMNGKKYKQYRGMGSVGAMKSGDGDRYLKDEPDEDDEYVPEGVEAATPYKGPLKSELHQLAGGMQSGMGYVGAETIPEFKDRSEFVRISSAGQAESHAHDVVITDEAPNYSPNGE, encoded by the coding sequence ATGGCGAACGACGTTCCCGAGCACGAGCCCTATTCTTCGAAACTTCAGGTACCGGAAGCACTGACGTTCGACGACGTCCTCTTGCGACCGAAAGAGAGTCGCGTCGAACCCGATCAGGCAGACCTCACCTCGCGAGTCTCGAAATCGGTCGAGGTGTCCGTCCCGATTCTTTCGGCGGCGATGGACACGGTCACGGAGAGCGATATGGCGATCGCGATGGCCCGCCACGGCGGTCTTGGTGTCCTCCATCGCAACATGACGATCGACGAGATGGTCGAAGAGATCGACCGTGTCAAAAGCGCCGACGAACTCATCATCCCCTTAGAGGAGGTCGTCACTGCCGACCCCGAAATGAGCGTCCGCGAGGTCGACGACTTGATGGCCCGCGAGGGCGTCGGCGGCGCACCTGTCGTCAACACGCACGGTGAGGTTCTGGGAATCATCTCGAGTACGGACATCCGCCCGCACCTCGAGGTCAACGAGGAGGACCCGGTCACCGAAGCGATGACCGACGAGGTCATCACCGCACTCGAGGACGTCGACGCTCGAGACGCGTTCGATCTAATGTACGACCACAAGATCGAGCGCGTACCGGTCGTCGACGACGAGAACCTCCTCGTCGGCCTGGTAACGATGCAGGGCATCCTCCAGCGTCGGGAGTACAAAGAGGCCGTCCGTGACGAAGACGGCAAACTCAGACTCGGCGTCGCCGTCAGCCCCTTCGAGATGGAGCGTGCGCAGGCGGCCGACGACGCTGGCGCGGACGTGCTGTTCATCGACACCGCCCACGCACACAACATGAACGTGATCGATGGTGCCCGTGAGATCACGGAGTCGGTCGAGGCGGACATCGTGGTCGGGAACGTCGGAACTCGAGAGGCGGCCGCCGAACTCGTCGAGTTTGCCGATGGCATCAAAGTCGGTATCGGTCCGGGGTCGATCTGTACGACCCGCGTGGTCTCCGGTGCTGGAATGCCCCAGATCACGGCGGTCGCACAGGTTGCGGACGTTGCGGCAGAGTACGACGTCCCCGTCATCGCCGACGGCGGCATCCGGTACTCCGGCGACGCGATCAAAGCGATCGCCGCGGGTGCGGATGCAGTCATGCTCGGCTCGTATTTCGCCGGCACGGGCGAGGCACCAGGACGTGTCGTCACGATGAACGGCAAGAAATACAAGCAGTACCGCGGGATGGGCAGCGTCGGCGCGATGAAGTCGGGTGACGGCGACCGCTATCTGAAAGACGAACCCGACGAAGACGACGAGTACGTCCCCGAAGGCGTCGAAGCAGCGACGCCGTACAAGGGGCCGCTCAAGTCCGAACTGCACCAGCTCGCCGGTGGGATGCAGTCGGGTATGGGCTACGTCGGAGCCGAGACGATCCCCGAATTCAAAGACCGCAGCGAGTTCGTTCGCATCTCTTCGGCTGGCCAGGCCGAAAGCCACGCCCACGACGTCGTCATCACCGACGAAGCGCCGAACTACTCGCCGAACGGCGAGTAA
- a CDS encoding DUF309 domain-containing protein has product MDDHTTDPTVDPPPEPTTPSGWRPTEGRWEHATLRTATVHGVRLFNDGAYHESHDCFEVEWYNYGRGSPESAFLHGMVQVAAGVHKRVDFDDDGGLRSLFRTAGQYLEGVPPDYYGVDVLEVRTVLETALEAPSQVDGWQIPLDGDRPTAGPADYEYVETLEE; this is encoded by the coding sequence ATGGACGATCACACGACCGACCCGACCGTCGATCCGCCACCGGAACCAACGACCCCGAGCGGCTGGCGACCGACGGAGGGCCGCTGGGAGCACGCGACGCTCCGGACGGCGACCGTCCACGGCGTCCGGCTGTTCAACGATGGCGCGTACCACGAGAGTCACGACTGCTTCGAGGTCGAGTGGTACAACTACGGTCGCGGCTCGCCCGAGAGCGCCTTCTTACACGGGATGGTGCAGGTCGCTGCCGGCGTCCACAAGCGAGTCGACTTCGACGACGACGGTGGACTTCGCTCGCTCTTTCGGACGGCCGGACAGTACCTCGAAGGCGTCCCCCCGGACTACTACGGCGTCGACGTCCTCGAGGTCAGAACGGTCCTCGAGACCGCCCTCGAAGCCCCATCCCAAGTCGACGGCTGGCAGATTCCCCTCGACGGCGACCGTCCGACGGCAGGCCCGGCCGATTACGAGTACGTCGAAACGCTCGAAGAGTGA
- a CDS encoding YcaO-like family protein codes for MQVHVVGDDPVREAVVAALGDVDVSITAADPDDLESARFAVVADVAGSETFDRANDAARAGGTPWIAVEIGGVGGHPLSEVDAAVSGYAPGTACFDCLRTRVTSHADDSGGDPTTDRATARLAGAVAGRECVRVLSGDDRTVLGHVVELPHRRRRVLPVPGCDCAESGRDRTLERDDESLALEAAVNHAEAAIDERVGIVEEIGEVESFPVPYYLATTADTTGYSDASAAKQAAGVADDWNTALMKAVGEAIERYCAGVYRDDDFVHASETDLENAISPASLVRPPNAPEYDPEAEHRWVAGERLATGESAYLPAAAVQFPQPGERLVPAITTGLGLGSSSVDALLSGLTEVLERDATMLAWYSTFEPLGLSVDDDRFDTLERRARSEGLSVTTMLVTQDVDVPVVTVAVHRDPAITPDPVDPESDDWPAFAVGSAAGLDATDAAISALEEALQNWMELRSLGYERASAESGEIGAYAAFPEVTRSFVNVDGTVPADSVGPDPVPTGLAALETVVDRVEDAGLEPYAARLTTRDVEAIGFEAVRVVVPGAQSLFTGEPYFGERAERVPAELGFEPRLERGYHPYP; via the coding sequence ATGCAAGTTCACGTCGTCGGCGACGATCCGGTCCGCGAGGCCGTCGTCGCCGCGCTCGGAGACGTCGACGTGTCGATCACAGCCGCCGACCCGGACGACCTCGAGTCGGCACGGTTCGCGGTCGTCGCCGACGTCGCCGGCTCGGAGACGTTCGATCGAGCGAACGACGCCGCACGTGCTGGTGGAACACCCTGGATCGCTGTCGAGATCGGCGGCGTTGGGGGCCACCCGCTCTCCGAAGTCGACGCCGCCGTCTCGGGGTACGCGCCCGGAACCGCGTGTTTCGACTGTCTCCGGACTCGAGTTACCTCCCACGCGGACGACTCTGGTGGTGACCCCACAACGGATCGAGCGACCGCACGGCTGGCAGGTGCCGTCGCCGGTCGCGAGTGCGTCCGCGTCCTCTCGGGCGACGACCGAACCGTACTCGGTCACGTCGTCGAACTACCGCACAGACGGCGACGCGTGCTCCCGGTACCGGGCTGTGACTGTGCCGAGAGCGGCCGGGATCGCACACTCGAGCGCGACGACGAGTCGCTCGCCCTCGAGGCTGCCGTCAATCACGCCGAGGCGGCGATCGACGAGCGCGTCGGTATCGTCGAGGAGATCGGCGAGGTCGAGTCGTTTCCCGTCCCGTACTATCTCGCAACGACAGCAGATACCACGGGGTACAGCGACGCGAGCGCAGCAAAACAGGCGGCCGGCGTCGCCGACGACTGGAACACGGCGCTGATGAAAGCCGTCGGCGAGGCCATAGAACGGTACTGTGCCGGCGTCTATCGCGACGACGACTTCGTTCACGCGAGCGAAACCGATCTCGAGAACGCGATATCGCCCGCGTCGCTCGTCCGACCCCCGAACGCTCCCGAGTACGATCCGGAAGCCGAACACCGCTGGGTCGCCGGGGAACGCCTCGCGACGGGCGAGTCGGCGTATCTCCCCGCCGCGGCGGTCCAGTTCCCCCAGCCCGGCGAGCGACTCGTGCCCGCGATCACGACTGGGCTGGGACTTGGGTCGTCGTCAGTCGACGCGTTGCTGTCCGGACTGACCGAAGTGCTCGAACGCGACGCGACGATGCTCGCCTGGTATTCGACGTTCGAGCCGCTGGGGCTCTCCGTCGACGACGACCGGTTCGACACGCTCGAGCGTCGCGCCCGGAGCGAAGGGCTTTCGGTGACGACGATGCTCGTCACGCAGGACGTCGATGTCCCGGTCGTCACCGTCGCCGTCCATCGTGACCCGGCCATCACCCCTGACCCCGTCGACCCCGAGTCGGACGACTGGCCGGCGTTCGCCGTCGGCTCCGCGGCCGGGCTCGATGCGACCGACGCAGCCATCAGCGCGCTCGAGGAAGCCCTCCAGAACTGGATGGAGCTCCGAAGCCTTGGCTACGAGCGTGCAAGCGCTGAATCGGGCGAAATCGGCGCGTATGCCGCGTTTCCCGAGGTGACCCGGTCGTTCGTCAACGTCGACGGGACCGTGCCGGCCGACAGCGTCGGTCCAGATCCCGTACCGACGGGGCTGGCGGCGCTCGAGACAGTGGTCGACCGAGTGGAAGACGCCGGCCTGGAACCGTACGCGGCTCGGCTGACGACGCGTGACGTCGAAGCCATCGGCTTCGAGGCGGTCCGGGTCGTCGTCCCCGGAGCCCAGTCCCTTTTTACAGGCGAGCCCTACTTCGGCGAGCGAGCCGAGCGGGTTCCGGCTGAGTTAGGCTTCGAACCCCGCCTCGAGCGGGGGTATCACCCCTATCCGTAA